A single genomic interval of Pyruvatibacter sp. HU-CL02332 harbors:
- a CDS encoding tetratricopeptide repeat protein, with protein sequence MTFLPTRFRVALQAILIVFATGAFPALAASSAELDRLFDQLAKAQSPAEAALIEDEIWRQWSDSGSPTLDLIMLRGLKALEAQEYAVALDMFSTAIEIEPDYAEAWNKRATLYYVINDYDAAIADVTQVLAREPRHWAALMGLAVMFDDLDRKEPALGAYRAAFEINPQLEGAEAAIERLKVDVEGRGI encoded by the coding sequence ATGACTTTTCTTCCGACACGGTTTCGTGTGGCTTTGCAGGCGATTCTGATCGTTTTTGCAACGGGCGCATTTCCAGCCTTGGCAGCATCCTCTGCCGAGCTGGATCGTCTGTTCGATCAACTGGCCAAGGCACAAAGTCCTGCCGAAGCAGCATTGATTGAGGATGAAATCTGGCGGCAGTGGTCCGACTCAGGCAGTCCGACGCTTGACCTCATCATGCTGCGGGGGCTCAAGGCGCTTGAGGCGCAGGAATACGCTGTTGCGCTGGATATGTTCTCGACAGCCATCGAGATTGAGCCGGACTACGCAGAGGCCTGGAACAAGCGGGCGACGCTCTATTACGTCATCAATGACTATGATGCTGCCATCGCTGACGTGACGCAGGTGCTGGCGCGCGAACCGCGCCATTGGGCTGCACTCATGGGTCTTGCGGTCATGTTCGATGATCTGGATCGCAAGGAGCCGGCGCTGGGTGCCTATCGGGCCGCATTTGAAATCAATCCGCAGCTTGAAGGGGCCGAAGCGGCAATCGAACGGCTGAAGGTGGATGTCGAAGGACGGGGCATCTAA
- a CDS encoding alpha/beta hydrolase, whose product MSYEERPQNANKPEGPPSNAPLEEPLVEIKEPPLWFTRALAAPRESRHVTVDGTPIHYLLWGAPKEGEAPKPGIVFVHGNGAHAMWFAHIAPFLSEQFQVASMDLGGMGESGWRPERYTRESYAEEIISVVRDANMTPGYVVGHSFGGFVSLIAASTYGEELGGFIQVDFGVRPKGEHEEWFKDNPPPRPTRVYPDYETALGRFRLAPDQPLANRFIFDFIAKESLREATPEPDHLGRTSEAAGWTWKFDPKIFYGLVLGADLNERFADMACRKAVVMGGLSWNGQQEVMDHHRKVGGDATPIFSIPEARHHVMLDQPHAFTMAIQGLVTAWEAERLA is encoded by the coding sequence ATGAGTTACGAAGAGCGTCCACAAAACGCCAATAAGCCCGAAGGTCCGCCCTCCAACGCGCCCCTCGAAGAGCCGCTGGTCGAAATCAAAGAGCCACCCCTTTGGTTTACCCGGGCGCTTGCGGCACCGCGCGAGAGCCGTCACGTGACGGTAGACGGCACGCCGATTCACTACCTTTTGTGGGGTGCGCCCAAAGAGGGCGAAGCGCCCAAGCCGGGAATCGTTTTCGTTCATGGCAATGGCGCCCACGCCATGTGGTTCGCCCACATCGCGCCGTTCCTGTCGGAGCAGTTTCAGGTTGCCTCAATGGATCTGGGCGGCATGGGGGAAAGTGGATGGCGACCGGAACGCTACACCCGCGAAAGCTATGCTGAGGAAATCATTTCGGTCGTGCGCGACGCCAACATGACGCCCGGCTACGTGGTCGGCCACTCCTTCGGCGGCTTCGTATCGCTGATTGCAGCTTCGACCTATGGCGAGGAACTGGGCGGCTTCATCCAAGTCGACTTTGGTGTGCGCCCCAAAGGCGAGCATGAAGAATGGTTCAAGGACAATCCGCCACCTCGTCCCACCCGCGTCTATCCGGACTACGAAACTGCCCTTGGCCGTTTTCGCCTGGCACCGGACCAACCACTGGCCAATCGCTTCATCTTTGACTTCATCGCCAAGGAAAGCCTGCGCGAGGCAACCCCAGAGCCCGACCATCTCGGCCGGACATCAGAAGCTGCCGGCTGGACATGGAAATTCGATCCGAAAATCTTCTACGGGCTGGTGCTGGGGGCAGACCTCAATGAGCGCTTTGCTGACATGGCCTGCCGCAAGGCGGTCGTCATGGGCGGCCTGTCATGGAATGGCCAGCAGGAAGTCATGGACCACCACCGCAAAGTCGGTGGAGACGCAACGCCCATCTTCTCAATCCCCGAAGCCCGCCACCACGTCATGCTCGATCAGCCCCACGCATTCACCATGGCCATACAAGGCCTGGTGACAGCATGGGAAGCAGAGCGGCTGGCTTAG
- the pyk gene encoding pyruvate kinase: MRHRNVRVLATLGPASDTFEMVSKLYESGADAFRLNMSHSDHAGLARRVAMLRELERSVEHPISILVDLQGPKLRVGDMGEDGVVLENGQTFTLDLDDAPGSKSRAPLPHPEILKVAEPGHHLLLDDGKINLRVEETDGSSLTTTVVAGGKLTSRKGVNIPDAVLPIPALTAKDRSDLEAALNLDIDWIALSFVQSAQDVAETKKLARGRAAVMAKIEKPSAINDLDAILDISDGLMVARGDLGVECPVETVPGLQKRITRAARRAGKPVVVATQMLESMIQNPVPTRAEVSDVATAVFEGADAVMLSAESAAGDYPVEAVAMMNSIAESIETDPNYGQIINAQRTEPEPTGPDALSKAARTVAETLNAAAIVCYTTSGSTGMRAARERSNVPVLALTPHAPTARRLSLVWGLNCVMTEDARDLDDMVDRAGRLAFQQGMARVGDRIVIMAGVPLGTPGATNMLRVAFVADSAANHP; encoded by the coding sequence GTGCGCCATCGCAATGTTCGTGTGCTCGCCACGCTGGGACCAGCCTCTGACACATTTGAAATGGTCTCAAAGCTTTATGAGTCAGGTGCAGACGCCTTTCGCCTGAACATGAGCCACTCGGACCATGCGGGCCTTGCCAGACGCGTTGCCATGCTGCGGGAGCTGGAACGGTCCGTTGAACACCCGATTTCTATCCTGGTTGACCTGCAAGGTCCCAAGCTGCGCGTTGGCGATATGGGCGAGGATGGCGTCGTTCTGGAGAACGGCCAGACCTTCACACTCGATCTGGACGACGCACCGGGCAGTAAGAGCCGCGCGCCATTGCCCCACCCTGAAATTCTGAAAGTCGCCGAGCCAGGGCATCACCTGCTGCTGGACGATGGCAAGATCAACCTGCGCGTGGAAGAGACGGACGGGTCGAGCCTCACCACCACAGTTGTTGCAGGCGGCAAACTGACATCTCGCAAGGGCGTCAACATTCCCGATGCCGTGCTGCCGATCCCTGCCCTCACCGCCAAGGACCGCAGTGACCTTGAAGCGGCCCTTAATCTCGACATTGACTGGATCGCCCTGTCATTCGTCCAGTCCGCCCAAGACGTAGCCGAAACCAAAAAGCTGGCCCGTGGTCGCGCCGCCGTTATGGCAAAGATAGAAAAGCCCTCCGCCATCAATGACCTGGATGCCATCCTCGATATTTCCGACGGGTTGATGGTTGCCCGAGGTGATCTGGGCGTGGAATGCCCGGTTGAAACAGTACCCGGCCTGCAAAAACGCATCACGCGTGCCGCCCGGCGCGCCGGCAAGCCCGTGGTCGTGGCAACGCAGATGCTCGAAAGCATGATCCAGAACCCCGTGCCGACCCGCGCGGAAGTGTCAGACGTCGCCACGGCAGTGTTTGAAGGGGCCGATGCAGTCATGCTCTCTGCAGAATCGGCGGCTGGTGACTACCCGGTCGAGGCCGTTGCGATGATGAACAGCATCGCTGAATCCATCGAGACCGACCCTAACTATGGCCAGATCATCAACGCCCAACGTACAGAACCCGAGCCCACAGGCCCTGATGCCTTGAGCAAGGCTGCGCGCACTGTTGCCGAAACACTCAATGCGGCAGCCATTGTTTGCTACACAACATCGGGATCAACCGGCATGCGGGCCGCCCGCGAACGCAGCAATGTGCCCGTGCTGGCGCTAACACCACACGCGCCCACAGCCCGGCGACTGTCTTTGGTGTGGGGCCTTAACTGCGTGATGACAGAAGACGCACGCGACTTGGATGACATGGTGGACCGTGCCGGACGCCTTGCGTTTCAGCAGGGTATGGCGCGCGTAGGCGATCGCATTGTCATCATGGCTGGCGTGCCCCTCGGCACGCCAGGCGCGACCAACATGCTGCGCGTCGCATTCGTTGCAGACAGCGCAGCCAACCACCCTTAG
- a CDS encoding HAD family phosphatase, translating to MKAVVFDLGGVLIDWDPRLIFHQHFATRGVLEAFLAEVFWRAHHACHDTLAPFEETLAPYKRDYPHFAPALDAMATDWQKAVMGPIPETVAVLEELVARDVPVFALSNWPAQTWPPAHPHADDYAFLDHFRGIVVSGQVQLRKPDPAIYKLALEQFGLEAGEALFVDDLAGNADAATQAGMIGHQFLSADHLRTRLAAVGLL from the coding sequence GTGAAAGCGGTTGTTTTCGACCTTGGTGGTGTCCTGATCGACTGGGACCCCCGCCTGATTTTTCACCAGCATTTTGCAACGCGTGGCGTGTTGGAGGCCTTCCTGGCGGAGGTTTTCTGGCGCGCCCATCACGCGTGCCATGACACGCTTGCGCCGTTTGAAGAGACATTGGCGCCCTACAAGCGAGACTATCCTCACTTTGCACCAGCACTGGATGCGATGGCCACGGACTGGCAAAAAGCCGTCATGGGGCCAATCCCTGAGACCGTGGCGGTGCTTGAAGAGCTTGTCGCGCGCGATGTGCCGGTCTTTGCCCTGAGCAATTGGCCCGCTCAGACCTGGCCGCCGGCCCATCCCCATGCGGATGACTATGCGTTCCTGGACCATTTTCGCGGCATTGTTGTTTCCGGGCAGGTGCAGCTCAGGAAGCCTGACCCTGCAATCTACAAACTGGCGCTTGAGCAGTTCGGGCTTGAAGCTGGTGAAGCGCTGTTTGTTGATGATCTTGCCGGGAATGCTGATGCTGCCACCCAGGCCGGCATGATCGGGCATCAGTTCCTGTCAGCCGACCATCTGCGCACCCGATTGGCGGCTGTCGGATTGCTCTAG
- a CDS encoding DUF1036 domain-containing protein, translating into MRQLFAKLFLSVIVACGGLIGLTATASASLDVCNESTSRVGVALGYYSQDVWVSEGWWHIDGGDCAPVIQSDLTARYYYLFAIDFDAGGGWSGLSTLCVAPGEFTISGRNDCETRGHHTAGFMEVDTSRSPDWTVRLDEATRTPDPSATLGNLTKEVN; encoded by the coding sequence ATGAGACAGCTTTTTGCGAAACTCTTCCTGTCGGTCATTGTTGCGTGTGGCGGCCTGATTGGCCTCACGGCCACAGCCTCAGCCAGTCTGGACGTGTGCAATGAGTCCACAAGCCGTGTCGGTGTCGCGCTTGGCTACTACAGCCAGGATGTCTGGGTATCTGAAGGCTGGTGGCACATAGACGGCGGCGACTGCGCCCCGGTCATCCAAAGTGACCTCACCGCGCGCTACTATTATCTGTTCGCAATCGACTTTGATGCTGGCGGCGGCTGGTCTGGCCTCTCGACCCTGTGCGTTGCCCCGGGCGAGTTCACCATCTCTGGACGCAATGATTGTGAAACACGCGGCCACCACACCGCCGGCTTCATGGAAGTGGATACATCCCGGTCGCCTGACTGGACAGTTCGGCTGGACGAAGCAACCCGCACCCCTGATCCAAGCGCCACACTTGGCAACCTGACCAAAGAGGTGAACTGA
- a CDS encoding alpha/beta hydrolase — MGRVMGTVLFLLVAVFGGLYVYTLWFGSQTEARFPPLGEFVEVEGTKLHYVDKGQGVPIVLVHGASGNLRDFATSILDDIAKTHRVIAFDRPGHGWSERGPLDDVHDPAVQARLVNGALEKLGVGKHVILGHSWGGAVVMAYALNHPDDLIGLVPMSGATYPWQGGVAWYHGIVQTPVVGGFFLRTLMVPAGQQLKEPGVVGNFYPDVAPDSYSEKIGLDLLFRPGNFSNNSVDVSNLKSALARQSERYSEVKVPTIIVHGGGDRSVGFGIHSEPLHDAIEGSELIRLRGTGHMPHYARPDIVLDAIDRLARGDAPQAGLRIVEEGQTLAEVQ, encoded by the coding sequence ATGGGACGGGTTATGGGCACCGTGCTTTTTCTGCTGGTTGCAGTTTTTGGTGGGCTTTACGTCTACACGCTTTGGTTCGGGTCTCAGACTGAGGCTCGCTTTCCGCCACTGGGTGAGTTTGTTGAGGTAGAGGGCACCAAGCTGCACTACGTCGACAAGGGTCAAGGCGTGCCGATTGTTCTGGTGCATGGCGCGAGTGGCAATCTGCGGGACTTTGCGACGTCCATTCTTGATGACATTGCCAAGACCCATCGCGTTATTGCCTTCGATCGCCCCGGCCATGGCTGGAGTGAGCGCGGACCGCTTGATGATGTTCATGATCCAGCCGTGCAGGCGCGCCTCGTCAATGGCGCGCTGGAGAAACTCGGTGTAGGCAAGCACGTAATCCTGGGGCACTCATGGGGTGGGGCTGTTGTGATGGCCTATGCGCTGAACCATCCTGATGATCTGATCGGTCTTGTTCCGATGTCGGGCGCTACCTATCCCTGGCAGGGCGGCGTTGCGTGGTATCACGGCATTGTTCAGACGCCTGTGGTTGGAGGATTTTTCCTCCGCACGCTGATGGTGCCTGCGGGGCAACAACTCAAGGAGCCGGGCGTGGTGGGCAACTTCTACCCTGATGTCGCTCCGGACAGTTACTCTGAGAAAATAGGTCTGGACCTGCTGTTCCGCCCGGGCAACTTCAGTAATAACTCGGTTGATGTGAGTAATCTCAAGTCAGCTCTGGCGCGTCAGTCGGAGCGCTATTCTGAGGTCAAAGTGCCCACGATCATCGTGCATGGTGGCGGGGACCGGTCGGTCGGCTTTGGTATCCATTCCGAGCCGCTGCATGATGCCATTGAGGGATCTGAGCTCATTCGCCTGCGCGGTACGGGTCATATGCCACACTATGCGCGTCCCGACATTGTGCTTGATGCCATTGACCGGCTGGCACGTGGCGACGCACCACAGGCTGGCCTGAGGATTGTGGAAGAAGGTCAGACACTCGCTGAAGTTCAGTAA
- a CDS encoding SDR family oxidoreductase translates to MSAPFLIFGATGGVGSALASKLNAKGLPLVLTGRDEEALSNSADQLGARHLVGDVTRDDDLTRIVEQATTDDGLAGLAFCVGSIDLKPLRRITGDDLTAAFQLNAVSAALAIQKAAPALKKAKGSVVLFSTIAVDQGFTNHAIVSAAKGAVEGLGRALAADLAPDIRVNIVAPSLMDTQLAASITQSEAMAQGIAKLHPIPRLGEAEDAAALAAFLLTDESPWITGQVMRVDGGRSHLRTKG, encoded by the coding sequence ATGAGCGCACCATTCCTGATTTTCGGCGCCACCGGCGGCGTGGGGTCGGCATTGGCATCCAAACTTAATGCCAAAGGGCTCCCGCTTGTGCTCACTGGCCGCGATGAAGAGGCTTTGTCCAACTCAGCAGATCAACTTGGCGCCCGTCACCTGGTGGGTGATGTGACGCGAGATGATGACCTGACACGCATTGTCGAACAGGCCACAACCGACGATGGCCTCGCCGGCCTGGCCTTTTGCGTTGGGTCCATCGACCTGAAACCATTGCGGCGCATTACCGGCGACGATCTGACTGCAGCTTTTCAGCTAAACGCTGTTTCAGCAGCACTCGCCATTCAAAAGGCCGCTCCGGCATTGAAGAAGGCAAAAGGGTCTGTGGTCCTGTTTTCAACCATCGCCGTAGACCAGGGTTTCACCAACCATGCCATCGTTTCTGCGGCAAAGGGTGCGGTAGAAGGATTGGGGCGAGCCCTTGCAGCGGACCTCGCACCGGACATTCGCGTAAACATCGTGGCCCCCAGCTTGATGGACACACAACTCGCCGCCTCGATCACCCAATCAGAAGCCATGGCCCAGGGCATAGCGAAATTGCATCCCATTCCACGCCTTGGCGAAGCCGAGGATGCGGCAGCCCTTGCAGCATTTTTGCTGACGGATGAAAGCCCCTGGATCACCGGCCAGGTCATGCGCGTTGATGGTGGTCGCAGTCATCTGCGTACCAAGGGATAA
- a CDS encoding N-formylglutamate amidohydrolase → MSHAAISSTKPEVPFQPFHLVNEGAVGPVVLLCDHASNALPAEYGTLGLPPTDLERHIGWDVGAADVTRRLADLLQAPAVLSGFSRLLIDPNRAADDPTLVMKLSDGAIIPGNRHVTPDEVDRRRATCWQPYHDAVTAMIDRVVATGEAPLVVSLHSFTPVWRGHPRPWHSGVLWDKDHRLPHALLSALRMEPGMVVGDNEPYKGQLRGDTMYRHGTQRGLPHSIIEIRQDLIDTHGGAQEWAERLARILLDILKTSPGINAVEYFGSHTDDQAKGAAQ, encoded by the coding sequence ATGTCTCATGCCGCGATCTCGTCGACCAAGCCCGAAGTGCCGTTTCAGCCATTCCACCTGGTGAATGAGGGTGCGGTGGGGCCTGTGGTCTTGCTGTGCGATCACGCCTCCAATGCCCTGCCCGCCGAGTATGGAACGCTGGGTCTGCCTCCAACAGACCTGGAGCGGCACATCGGATGGGATGTGGGGGCAGCTGACGTGACGCGCCGCCTGGCGGACCTCCTGCAAGCGCCTGCCGTCCTGTCGGGCTTTTCACGGCTGCTGATTGATCCAAACCGAGCGGCGGATGATCCAACATTGGTCATGAAACTGTCTGACGGTGCGATCATACCGGGCAATCGTCATGTCACCCCTGACGAAGTGGACCGTCGACGGGCAACCTGCTGGCAGCCTTATCATGATGCGGTGACGGCCATGATTGATCGGGTGGTCGCGACAGGCGAGGCGCCGCTGGTGGTCTCGCTTCACAGCTTCACGCCTGTGTGGCGGGGGCATCCCCGGCCTTGGCACTCGGGTGTTTTGTGGGACAAGGACCATCGGCTGCCGCATGCTCTTTTGTCGGCCCTGCGCATGGAGCCGGGCATGGTTGTTGGGGACAATGAACCCTACAAAGGACAATTGCGGGGCGACACGATGTACAGGCATGGCACCCAGCGCGGGTTGCCGCATTCCATCATAGAGATCCGGCAGGACCTGATCGACACCCATGGGGGTGCGCAGGAGTGGGCGGAGCGTCTGGCGCGTATCCTCTTGGATATTCTCAAGACATCTCCCGGCATCAATGCCGTCGAGTATTTTGGATCGCATACAGACGACCAAGCAAAGGGTGCAGCACAATGA
- the ykgO gene encoding type B 50S ribosomal protein L36, with amino-acid sequence MKVRNSLKSLAKRDKNCRIVRRKGRLYVINKVNPRFKARQG; translated from the coding sequence ATGAAAGTCCGCAATTCGCTCAAGTCGCTGGCCAAGCGCGACAAAAACTGCCGTATCGTGCGCCGTAAAGGCCGCCTTTACGTCATTAACAAGGTCAACCCGCGCTTCAAAGCCCGCCAGGGCTAA
- a CDS encoding MFS transporter, with protein MTSNKDQQSESAPAEDLSALQQTTPGERKRAFGILFFCLLCLGMGQSLFFAVLPPVARDLGLTEVQVGAIFSLSALLWVVTSPFWGRTSDVWGRKPIMLIGLCGFGTSTIGFAVFIWMGMQGMIGLALLFPLLVGVRAIFGAFGSGTMPASQAYVADRTTRAERASGVATIGAAFGMGTVIGPGVAAALIVFGLLAPFFVVGSLAFASAIAIWVLLPERTRPRERQDKKNRLKIKDSRVWPFLIVGVLMAMGQSIVVQVSAFYFQDTLSLSVEDAAQMVGVGMMAMAMSTLFAQLVLIQRMNLSVQTMLRSGTLIMIVAFGLMITGGNYATLVMALVASGLGFGLLRPGLSAAASLSVEPDEQGSIAGYIGSTAAMGHVVNPFVALPLYQIMPQAPFILAACLMVIMGIFIVLHPLVSSVRAGYDDDEDDHDGDVVPKG; from the coding sequence ATGACCTCAAACAAAGATCAACAATCCGAATCTGCGCCTGCAGAAGACTTGTCTGCGCTGCAGCAGACGACGCCTGGAGAGCGTAAGCGCGCCTTTGGTATTCTGTTCTTCTGCCTGCTGTGTCTGGGCATGGGGCAATCCCTGTTTTTTGCCGTCCTGCCGCCGGTGGCGCGCGATCTTGGGCTGACTGAAGTCCAGGTCGGCGCGATTTTCTCTCTTTCAGCTTTGCTTTGGGTTGTCACCAGTCCGTTCTGGGGACGCACCAGTGATGTGTGGGGCCGCAAGCCGATCATGCTGATTGGACTTTGCGGGTTTGGCACATCGACCATTGGCTTCGCCGTGTTCATCTGGATGGGCATGCAGGGGATGATTGGTCTGGCCCTGTTGTTCCCTTTGCTGGTGGGCGTGCGTGCGATCTTCGGCGCGTTTGGGTCCGGCACCATGCCGGCCAGTCAGGCCTATGTGGCTGACCGGACGACCCGGGCGGAGCGGGCATCGGGTGTTGCTACCATCGGCGCGGCATTCGGCATGGGTACTGTTATTGGACCGGGCGTTGCCGCGGCGCTCATCGTGTTTGGGCTTCTCGCGCCTTTCTTTGTTGTGGGATCCCTAGCCTTTGCCAGCGCGATTGCGATCTGGGTACTGCTGCCTGAGCGGACCCGTCCGCGCGAGCGTCAGGACAAGAAGAACCGCTTGAAGATCAAGGATAGTCGGGTCTGGCCGTTTCTTATCGTCGGAGTGCTGATGGCGATGGGACAGTCCATCGTTGTGCAGGTATCAGCCTTCTACTTTCAGGACACCTTGTCTCTGAGCGTAGAAGACGCTGCACAGATGGTCGGCGTCGGCATGATGGCCATGGCGATGTCGACGCTGTTTGCACAGCTGGTGCTTATTCAGCGGATGAACCTGTCGGTGCAGACCATGTTGCGCAGTGGCACGCTGATCATGATCGTCGCCTTTGGACTGATGATCACTGGCGGCAACTACGCCACACTGGTCATGGCACTTGTGGCCTCCGGCCTTGGATTTGGATTGCTGCGTCCGGGTCTGTCTGCGGCTGCGTCCTTGAGCGTCGAGCCTGACGAGCAGGGATCCATTGCCGGGTATATCGGCTCGACCGCTGCCATGGGCCATGTGGTGAATCCATTTGTTGCCCTGCCGCTCTATCAGATCATGCCGCAGGCACCGTTTATTCTTGCCGCCTGCCTGATGGTGATCATGGGCATTTTCATCGTGCTGCATCCGCTCGTCTCGTCCGTACGCGCTGGATATGACGACGATGAAGATGACCACGACGGCGACGTGGTGCCCAAGGGCTAA
- a CDS encoding saccharopine dehydrogenase NADP-binding domain-containing protein, whose translation MSGRFMIYGATGYTGKLTARVAAQKGLKPILAGRNASKVQAIAEPLGLEWAAISLDRPNALDKALEKVDAVLHIAGPFSATSKPMLDACIRTKTHYLDITGEIDVFEACAARDEEARKAGIMVLPGVGFDVVPSDCLAAHMKRRLPEAERLEMGIAGMGNMSHGTGKTMVESISTGTRVRRGEKIVALGKTPRRTMDYGKGESNSIAVGWGDVSTAYHSTGIPDITIYFEASKDMERMAGLGPAARWVMGTGPVQRFLKKQIERMPEGPTDEQRAASFTTLVGEATDSAGNVVRSRLETPEGYTLTAETGLEIAQRAAAGNVKIGFQTPSNAYGADFITEFDGVRREDLNA comes from the coding sequence ATGTCTGGCAGATTCATGATTTACGGGGCGACCGGTTACACCGGCAAGCTCACAGCACGGGTAGCAGCGCAAAAAGGCCTGAAGCCCATATTGGCGGGGCGTAATGCGTCCAAGGTTCAGGCGATCGCCGAACCATTGGGGCTTGAATGGGCCGCCATTTCGCTCGACCGGCCCAATGCGCTGGACAAGGCACTGGAGAAGGTGGACGCGGTCTTGCACATCGCCGGGCCATTCTCGGCAACTTCCAAGCCAATGCTTGATGCCTGCATCCGGACAAAAACCCACTATCTGGATATCACTGGCGAGATTGATGTGTTTGAGGCCTGCGCTGCCCGCGATGAGGAAGCGCGCAAGGCCGGCATCATGGTTTTGCCGGGCGTTGGTTTTGATGTCGTTCCCAGTGATTGTCTGGCGGCGCATATGAAGCGTCGGCTGCCGGAAGCAGAGCGCCTGGAGATGGGCATTGCGGGCATGGGCAACATGTCTCACGGCACCGGCAAGACGATGGTCGAAAGCATTTCGACCGGCACGCGGGTGCGCCGCGGTGAGAAGATTGTTGCCCTTGGCAAGACGCCGCGTCGGACAATGGATTATGGCAAAGGCGAAAGTAACTCGATTGCTGTGGGGTGGGGTGATGTTTCAACCGCATATCACTCTACAGGCATTCCCGACATCACCATTTACTTTGAAGCCAGCAAGGACATGGAGCGGATGGCGGGCCTTGGGCCTGCGGCGCGCTGGGTGATGGGAACGGGGCCTGTACAACGGTTCCTCAAAAAGCAGATCGAGCGCATGCCCGAAGGACCAACCGATGAGCAGCGCGCAGCTTCCTTCACGACGCTTGTAGGTGAAGCAACCGACAGCGCCGGCAATGTGGTTCGCAGTCGGCTGGAAACACCTGAAGGCTATACTCTGACAGCAGAAACCGGGCTTGAAATCGCCCAGCGGGCAGCTGCCGGTAACGTCAAGATCGGCTTCCAGACACCGTCTAATGCCTATGGAGCTGACTTCATCACCGAGTTTGACGGGGTGCGGCGAGAAGACCTCAACGCCTGA